CAACTTTATTGCCATCCAGCATGACTTTACTCACCCGAAAATTGGTTTTAATTGAGACCTGATTATTTTTAAGATAATTTATAAGGCATTTTACTACATCCCCGGCTTCATTAGATTTGGGAAAAACTCTCTTTCCCCTTTCAACGACTGTGGCCACACCCCTTGATTCAAAGAATTCTATTAGATCGTGATTGAAGAATCTGGCAAAACAGCCATAGAGGAATCTTCCATTTCTACCATAATTCTGAATAAACTCGTCTAATTCAGCCATATTGGTGATATTGCATCGCCCCTTGCCTGTAATTTTCAGTTTATTTCCAAGACTTGGTGTCTTTTCAAGCAAGGTTACTTGACTTCCGCATTCTGCCGCTCTACCAGCAGCCATCATACCCGATGCTCCACCACCAACAACAATTATTCTTCGCATATTTTAGACAAAACCTCTTGTAGTTTTTCTATTGGAAGCCCAACTATGTTTGTAAAGCTACCTTCGTATCTTTCGACAAGGTTTTTACCTAATCCTTGAATACAGCAAGCTCCAGCTTTACCAAGAGGCTCTCCTGAATTTATGTAATCTTCTATCATCTCGTTGCTCAATTTTTTGAGTTGAACCTGGCTCTTGACTGCAAATTTAATTTCCCTACCTTCTTTTATTATTATGTAACAGCAAAATGAAAATGTCCTGTTTTCCGTTAAATAGAAATGTCCTATTTTGTATTAGATAAAAATGATCTTTTATATGGGTTTATTTTAAACTTCCTCCAAGGGTGATCCAATGGAAGAATATGCACCTTTCT
This bacterium DNA region includes the following protein-coding sequences:
- a CDS encoding Maf family protein; its protein translation is MGHFYLTENRTFSFCCYIIIKEGREIKFAVKSQVQLKKLSNEMIEDYINSGEPLGKAGACCIQGLGKNLVERYEGSFTNIVGLPIEKLQEVLSKICEE